In the Thauera sedimentorum genome, one interval contains:
- the pheS gene encoding phenylalanine--tRNA ligase subunit alpha: MDNLDQLVQQAAADFAAAADSTQLEQAKARYLGKSGSLTELLKGLGKLDADARKAAGAEINRAKVAVEGALEARRSALREAALLAQLAAEALDVTLPGRGNVPGGLHPTSRTLERIEALFRSIGFVVADGPEIETDWHNFTALNTPENHPARSMHDTFYLEGHDDVLLRTHTSPVQIRAMLAHVARHADLDTMPEIRVIAPGRVYRVDSDATHSPMFHQVEGLWVGENVSFADLKGVIADFLRKFFESDDLQVRFRPSFFPFTEPSAEIDVAFMSGALKGRWLEIAGCGMVHPNVLRFGGIDPERYTGFAFGMGPDRLTMLRYGVNDLRLFFDGDLRFLSQFR, encoded by the coding sequence ATGGACAACCTGGATCAACTGGTTCAACAAGCCGCCGCCGACTTTGCCGCCGCGGCCGACAGCACCCAGCTCGAACAGGCCAAGGCGCGCTACCTGGGCAAGAGCGGTTCGCTGACCGAGCTCCTCAAGGGGCTGGGCAAGCTGGACGCCGATGCGCGCAAGGCGGCGGGTGCCGAGATCAACCGGGCTAAGGTGGCCGTCGAGGGCGCCCTGGAAGCACGCCGTTCCGCGTTGCGCGAGGCCGCGCTGCTGGCCCAGCTCGCCGCCGAGGCCCTGGATGTGACGCTGCCGGGGCGCGGTAACGTACCCGGCGGCCTGCATCCGACCAGCCGCACGCTGGAGCGCATCGAGGCGCTGTTCCGCTCCATCGGCTTCGTGGTGGCCGACGGCCCCGAGATCGAGACCGACTGGCACAACTTCACCGCGCTGAACACACCGGAGAATCATCCGGCGCGTTCGATGCACGACACCTTCTACCTCGAAGGCCACGACGACGTGCTGCTGCGCACGCACACCAGTCCGGTGCAGATCCGCGCGATGCTGGCCCATGTGGCGCGGCATGCCGATCTCGACACCATGCCCGAGATCCGCGTGATCGCCCCGGGGCGGGTGTACCGGGTCGATTCCGACGCCACCCATTCGCCGATGTTCCACCAGGTCGAAGGCCTGTGGGTGGGCGAGAACGTCAGCTTTGCCGACCTGAAGGGCGTGATCGCCGACTTCCTGCGCAAGTTCTTCGAGAGCGACGACCTGCAGGTGCGCTTCCGTCCCTCGTTCTTCCCGTTCACCGAACCGAGCGCGGAGATCGACGTGGCCTTCATGAGCGGCGCGCTCAAGGGGCGCTGGCTGGAGATCGCCGGCTGCGGCATGGTGCATCCGAACGTGTTGCGCTTCGGCGGCATTGATCCCGAGCGTTACACCGGCTTCGCCTTCGGCATGGGGCCCGACCGCCTCACCATGTTGCGCTACGGCGTCAATGACCTGCGCCTGTTCTTCGATGGCGATCTGCGCTTCTTGAGCCAATTCAGGTAA